One genomic segment of Streptomyces sp. TLI_146 includes these proteins:
- a CDS encoding transcriptional regulator — translation MTLTEDPCDAVLVSPMLVRLVAERATGALLRDTGTLYLVDGQVVHAESPAAPGLEVLLTASGRVRPEGWQRAVDQAGGRGTVGRFLVESGQVACGELELCHLGALHDAAFFALAPGKGPTRFRYGAVHWIGAVRPVTAHALAREATRRRELLDRIWPHPEVDTAPVVPVTDRPGLPVTVRQRALLAAVDGVRTPGTIARLLGRPAFHTMVDVRRLAAVGAVETPLAPAPAETVPDWVARACAESAQPSDEALLRRLRDALEAMP, via the coding sequence ATGACGCTCACCGAAGATCCCTGCGACGCGGTGCTCGTGTCGCCCATGCTGGTACGGCTCGTGGCCGAGCGGGCCACCGGCGCGCTGCTGCGCGACACGGGCACGCTCTATCTCGTCGACGGACAGGTGGTCCACGCCGAGAGCCCCGCCGCACCCGGCCTTGAGGTGCTGCTCACCGCGAGCGGCCGGGTGCGCCCGGAGGGTTGGCAGCGCGCCGTGGACCAGGCGGGCGGGCGCGGGACGGTCGGCCGCTTCCTCGTCGAGAGCGGCCAAGTCGCGTGCGGAGAGCTTGAGTTGTGCCATCTCGGCGCACTCCACGACGCCGCCTTCTTCGCGCTGGCACCCGGCAAAGGACCCACCCGGTTCCGGTACGGTGCCGTGCACTGGATCGGCGCGGTGCGACCCGTCACCGCCCACGCGCTGGCCCGGGAAGCCACCCGCCGCAGGGAACTGCTCGACCGGATCTGGCCCCACCCCGAGGTCGACACCGCGCCCGTCGTCCCGGTGACGGACCGCCCGGGCCTGCCGGTCACCGTCCGCCAGCGCGCCCTGCTCGCGGCTGTGGACGGCGTCCGCACCCCGGGCACCATCGCCCGGCTGCTGGGCCGCCCCGCCTTTCACACCATGGTCGACGTGCGCAGGCTCGCTGCGGTCGGCGCGGTCGAGACCCCCCTCGCGCCCGCCCCGGCCGAGACCGTGCCCGACTGGGTCGCGCGCGCCTGCGCGGAGTCGGCCCAGCCCTCGGACGAAGCCCTGCTCCGCAGGCTGCGGGACGCCCTGGAGGCCATGCCGTGA
- a CDS encoding MBL fold metallo-hydrolase, giving the protein MSDLMVDQTVRLRRPAGIRSIQLGDTKVSYVPDGDVRLRPLQLLKDSTDEVWAAHPEYLDATGHLVGSVGALLVEHGGRALLIDTGFGPQTHEEPEGPLGAIQGGALVRSLAELGRSPEDIEAVAFTHLHADHIGWACHLAPGGDQPVFARADYLISEPEWDRRDLLEAQGMTAQVAALAARVRTIADGQEIFPGVRVRITPGHTVGHAEYVITGGGRRLIAFGDAVHSPVQIDHPDWSSGFDHDLAATADHRHRLVAELSEPGTIGFGVHFADVVFGRVQQDGDGPAWRPVDA; this is encoded by the coding sequence ATGTCCGACTTGATGGTGGACCAGACCGTACGACTGCGCCGCCCGGCGGGAATCCGCTCGATCCAGCTGGGTGACACGAAGGTGTCGTACGTTCCGGACGGCGATGTACGCCTGCGGCCGCTGCAACTGCTGAAGGACAGCACCGACGAGGTGTGGGCCGCGCACCCGGAGTACCTGGACGCCACGGGCCACCTCGTGGGGAGCGTCGGCGCCCTGCTGGTCGAGCACGGTGGCCGCGCGCTGCTGATCGACACGGGCTTCGGCCCTCAGACACACGAGGAGCCGGAAGGCCCCCTCGGCGCCATCCAGGGCGGCGCGCTCGTGCGCAGTCTGGCCGAACTCGGCCGCAGCCCCGAGGACATCGAAGCGGTGGCCTTCACCCACCTCCACGCCGACCACATCGGCTGGGCCTGCCACCTGGCCCCCGGCGGTGACCAGCCCGTATTCGCCCGCGCCGACTACCTGATCTCCGAGCCGGAGTGGGACCGGCGCGACCTCCTGGAGGCCCAGGGCATGACCGCCCAGGTCGCCGCCCTAGCAGCTCGCGTACGGACGATCGCGGACGGGCAGGAGATCTTCCCCGGCGTCCGCGTACGGATCACCCCCGGCCACACCGTCGGGCACGCCGAGTACGTCATCACCGGGGGCGGACGTCGGCTGATCGCCTTCGGTGACGCCGTGCACTCGCCGGTCCAGATCGACCACCCCGACTGGTCCTCGGGCTTCGACCACGACCTCGCCGCCACCGCCGACCACCGCCACCGCCTCGTCGCGGAACTGTCGGAGCCCGGCACGATCGGCTTCGGCGTCCACTTCGCCGACGTGGTGTTCGGCCGCGTCCAGCAGGACGGGGACGGCCCGGCTTGGCGGCCCGTGGACGCCTGA
- a CDS encoding roadblock/LC7 domain-containing protein: protein MTAEAEILAELRRLRTRLPQVTGALTASVDGLVLAQDAIDDAESVAALTAAALGVAQRLTHTTGRGAFRELLVQGEDGYAATYAAGSAAVLTLLALPRTNVGRLHLEARRAGARIGELVDGALERLETS, encoded by the coding sequence ATGACGGCCGAGGCCGAGATCCTCGCCGAACTACGCCGCCTGCGCACCCGCCTGCCTCAGGTCACCGGCGCCCTGACCGCCAGCGTCGACGGCCTCGTCCTCGCCCAGGACGCCATCGACGACGCCGAGTCCGTCGCCGCGCTGACCGCCGCGGCCCTCGGCGTCGCCCAGCGGCTCACCCACACCACCGGCCGCGGCGCCTTCCGCGAGCTCCTCGTCCAAGGCGAGGACGGCTACGCCGCCACCTACGCGGCGGGCTCCGCCGCGGTGCTCACCCTGCTCGCCCTGCCGCGCACCAACGTCGGCCGTCTCCATCTGGAGGCCCGCCGGGCCGGAGCCCGGATCGGCGAACTGGTCGACGGCGCGCTCGAACGGCTGGAGACCTCATGA
- a CDS encoding DUF5988 family protein, producing MSNAAKAVLEGGPEELPERIVTLTEPDAQVKVPFRGGYEHFDPTERLKDTAEGQLKVYQWTYRTEIAE from the coding sequence GTGTCAAACGCCGCGAAGGCCGTACTCGAAGGCGGGCCGGAGGAGCTGCCGGAGCGCATCGTCACCCTCACCGAACCCGACGCCCAGGTGAAGGTGCCGTTCAGAGGAGGTTACGAACACTTCGATCCCACGGAACGGCTCAAAGACACCGCTGAGGGACAGCTGAAGGTCTACCAGTGGACCTATCGCACCGAGATCGCCGAGTAG